A genomic region of Micromonospora sp. NBRC 110009 contains the following coding sequences:
- a CDS encoding LLM class flavin-dependent oxidoreductase — translation MKYSLRVNNDLDVATLVDLAQRAERYGFDQLWVSNDLFLRSAPVLLGVLAAKTERLKLGVGIMNPYSAHVSEIVMMAATMQEATGGRFLLGVAAGSAEFLAWAGLERPRPLAKTAETVRVARALLGAGDVDGKLPDWFGPLSQLRFPLADRVPVYVGGMSPKMLQMAGRLADGVLPLLYPPEHFTEARAQVMCGVQESGRAPSDIDIPACFWVSVADNADAARLALAAKIAYYGPSFAPYLLARAGLAVEDFGPVTSALEREGLDAAARLVDERMLALGITGSVATVIQRCQSVRALGATHLSFGPPLGPDVREAVDVLGTQVLPTLASGT, via the coding sequence ATGAAGTACTCGCTCCGGGTGAACAACGACCTCGACGTCGCCACCCTCGTGGACCTCGCGCAGCGTGCCGAGCGGTACGGCTTCGACCAGCTGTGGGTGTCCAACGACCTGTTCCTTCGCTCCGCGCCGGTGCTGCTCGGGGTACTCGCCGCGAAGACGGAACGACTCAAGCTCGGAGTGGGGATCATGAATCCGTACTCCGCGCATGTCTCCGAGATCGTCATGATGGCGGCGACCATGCAGGAGGCCACGGGCGGCCGGTTCCTGCTCGGCGTCGCGGCCGGGTCGGCCGAGTTCCTCGCCTGGGCAGGGCTCGAACGACCGAGGCCGCTGGCGAAGACGGCGGAAACCGTCCGAGTCGCCCGAGCCCTGCTCGGCGCCGGCGACGTGGACGGCAAGCTGCCGGACTGGTTCGGCCCACTGTCGCAACTGCGCTTTCCGCTGGCCGACCGGGTGCCGGTCTACGTCGGCGGGATGAGCCCGAAGATGCTGCAGATGGCGGGCCGGCTGGCCGACGGGGTGCTACCGCTGCTGTACCCGCCGGAGCATTTCACCGAGGCGCGCGCTCAGGTGATGTGTGGGGTGCAGGAGTCCGGTCGGGCACCGTCCGACATCGACATTCCGGCGTGTTTCTGGGTGTCGGTCGCGGACAACGCCGACGCGGCGCGGCTCGCGCTGGCTGCCAAGATCGCCTATTACGGACCGTCCTTCGCGCCGTACCTGCTCGCCCGGGCCGGCCTCGCGGTCGAGGACTTCGGCCCGGTCACGAGCGCCCTTGAGCGTGAAGGCCTCGACGCCGCCGCACGGCTCGTCGACGAGAGGATGCTGGCACTGGGCATCACGGGCAGCGTGGCGACAGTCATTCAGCGCTGCCAGTCCGTGCGGGCGTTGGGCGCCACGCACCTGTCGTTCGGGCCCCCGCTGGGCCCAGACGTGCGGGAAGCAGTGGACGTGCTGGGGACTCAGGTGTTGCCGACCCTGGCATCAGGTACCTGA
- a CDS encoding oligopeptide/dipeptide ABC transporter ATP-binding protein → MSALLEATGLAVEYHRRGGPTVRAVDGVDLRLDRGEILGLVGESGCGKSTLGRAVVGLLPAAAGDIRFSGHAVAPLGRRRRPRHLRGLQMVFQDPYASLNPRRRVGEQIADGYILGGVARAETIRRAGELLERVGLAADAAGRYPHEFSGGQRQRIAIARALATDPSCIIADEPISALDASAQASVANLLVALVRELDMGMVFISHDLSVVRQIADRTAVMYLGRVVEIGPTQQIWSAPAHPYTRALISAVPRADGAGVLPVELPGDVPDPARPPAGCRFHPRCPLARPECVRHDPPLAVLQGDRAVACVLQQAGQLARPLDDLEPAASPGQK, encoded by the coding sequence GTGAGCGCGCTGCTGGAAGCGACCGGACTCGCGGTCGAGTACCACCGGCGCGGCGGTCCGACGGTACGGGCCGTCGACGGGGTCGACCTGCGTCTGGACCGCGGCGAAATCCTCGGCCTGGTCGGTGAGTCCGGGTGCGGCAAGTCCACGCTCGGTCGCGCGGTCGTGGGACTGCTGCCCGCCGCCGCCGGGGACATCCGCTTCAGCGGGCACGCGGTCGCCCCACTCGGGCGGCGCCGGCGCCCCCGGCACCTGCGCGGGCTGCAGATGGTGTTCCAGGACCCCTATGCGTCGCTGAACCCGCGACGGCGGGTCGGCGAGCAGATCGCCGACGGGTACATCCTCGGCGGCGTCGCCCGCGCCGAGACGATACGCCGGGCCGGCGAGCTCCTGGAGCGCGTCGGGCTGGCGGCGGACGCGGCCGGCCGCTACCCGCACGAATTCAGCGGCGGCCAGCGCCAGCGCATCGCCATCGCCCGGGCGCTGGCCACAGACCCGAGCTGCATCATCGCCGACGAGCCGATCAGCGCGCTGGACGCATCTGCCCAGGCCTCTGTGGCCAACCTGTTGGTCGCGCTCGTTCGCGAACTCGACATGGGCATGGTGTTCATCTCGCATGACCTGTCCGTGGTGCGGCAGATCGCCGACCGCACCGCGGTCATGTATCTCGGCCGCGTGGTCGAGATCGGGCCCACCCAGCAGATCTGGTCCGCGCCGGCGCACCCGTACACCCGGGCGCTGATCTCCGCCGTCCCGCGCGCGGACGGCGCCGGCGTGCTGCCGGTCGAGCTGCCGGGCGACGTGCCCGACCCGGCGCGTCCGCCGGCCGGCTGCCGATTCCACCCGCGCTGCCCCCTCGCCCGACCGGAGTGCGTGCGGCACGACCCGCCGCTCGCGGTCCTGCAGGGGGATCGGGCGGTGGCGTGCGTGCTGCAGCAGGCCGGTCAACTGGCGCGCCCGCTCGATGACCTGGAGCCGGCGGCGTCGCCGGGGCAGAAGTAA
- a CDS encoding ABC transporter ATP-binding protein — MGALLEIENLTVWLATRRGPQKAVDSVSFHVDAGEIFGLAGESGSGKTMTAMALLGLLPHAARTSGRAVFDGRDLLSMSARQLRAVRGRHIAMVSQDPSTSLHPMLTVETQLTEHMRHHLGSGRSEARTRAVDLLTTVRIPDPERALSAHPAQFSGGMRQRIAIAVALACQPRLLLADEPTTALDVTVQAGILRLLDRLRREQDLAVMVITHDLGVMSAVTDRICVMYGGRLAEVGLRQDVLNQPRHPYTRGLLDALPHPEGGAAALRPIPGSPPPLGRVPEGCPFHPRCAFALPSCRTDRPVPVLVGEAHASACPPDPFGGAA; from the coding sequence ATGGGCGCACTCCTCGAGATCGAGAACCTCACCGTCTGGCTCGCCACCCGCCGCGGGCCGCAGAAAGCCGTCGACAGCGTCTCGTTCCACGTCGACGCCGGCGAGATCTTCGGCCTCGCAGGCGAGAGCGGCAGTGGTAAGACCATGACCGCCATGGCGCTGCTCGGCCTGCTTCCGCACGCCGCCCGCACCAGCGGCCGCGCCGTGTTCGACGGGCGGGACCTGCTGTCGATGTCCGCCAGACAGCTCCGCGCTGTGCGCGGGCGGCACATCGCCATGGTGTCGCAGGACCCGTCGACCAGCTTGCATCCGATGCTCACCGTCGAGACGCAGCTGACCGAACACATGCGCCACCATCTCGGAAGCGGCAGATCCGAAGCGCGCACCCGGGCCGTCGATCTGCTCACCACGGTACGGATCCCCGATCCGGAGCGGGCGTTGTCGGCCCATCCCGCCCAGTTCTCCGGCGGCATGCGCCAGCGCATCGCCATCGCGGTGGCGCTGGCCTGCCAGCCACGCCTGCTGCTGGCCGACGAGCCCACCACCGCGCTCGACGTCACCGTGCAGGCAGGCATCCTGCGACTGCTCGACCGGCTCCGCCGGGAGCAGGACCTCGCCGTCATGGTGATCACCCACGACCTCGGCGTGATGTCCGCCGTCACCGACCGGATCTGCGTCATGTACGGCGGCCGGCTGGCCGAGGTCGGCCTGCGGCAGGACGTGCTGAACCAACCCCGGCATCCGTACACGCGAGGGCTGCTCGACGCGCTTCCGCATCCGGAGGGCGGGGCGGCGGCGCTGCGACCCATCCCGGGCAGCCCCCCGCCGCTGGGCCGGGTACCCGAGGGCTGCCCGTTCCATCCCCGCTGCGCGTTCGCGCTCCCGAGTTGCCGGACCGACCGCCCGGTGCCGGTCCTCGTCGGCGAGGCACACGCGTCGGCTTGCCCACCCGATCCGTTCGGAGGTGCCGCGTGA
- a CDS encoding ABC transporter permease gives MTVTDPALVDLPVSKRRDRAAVRSPWRQPLALVGAALVVLWVLIAVFAPLLAPHGPLEQLAPKLQAPSGQHLFGTDELGRDVFSRVIYGSRISLPLACLLVVLAMVLGAIVGTIAGFFGGWVDSALMRLTDLVFAFPGIILAMAVAAALGPQLRNAVLAVVVVSWPSYARLVRGLVLSARNSEYVAASRLLGSSALRTMLVDLRPNIAGPVLVMAALDVGNAVLLLSGLSFLGLGAQPPAAEWGAMVAAGATNFDRWWIGLFPGLAILTVVLAFNFVGDTLRDALDPRTARAIRD, from the coding sequence ATGACCGTCACCGACCCCGCACTGGTGGATCTGCCCGTCAGCAAGCGCCGTGACCGTGCCGCCGTCCGATCGCCATGGCGCCAGCCGCTCGCGCTCGTCGGCGCCGCGCTCGTCGTGCTGTGGGTGCTCATCGCCGTGTTCGCCCCGCTGCTGGCGCCCCACGGACCCCTCGAGCAACTCGCCCCGAAGCTGCAGGCCCCCTCCGGACAGCACCTCTTCGGCACCGACGAACTCGGTCGCGACGTGTTCAGCCGGGTCATCTACGGCTCGCGCATCTCGCTGCCCCTGGCCTGCCTGCTGGTCGTGCTCGCCATGGTGCTCGGGGCCATCGTCGGTACGATCGCCGGCTTCTTCGGTGGGTGGGTCGACAGCGCCCTGATGCGCCTGACCGACCTGGTCTTCGCCTTCCCCGGCATCATCCTGGCGATGGCGGTGGCCGCGGCGCTCGGGCCGCAGCTGCGCAACGCCGTCCTCGCGGTCGTCGTGGTGTCCTGGCCCTCGTACGCCCGCCTGGTGCGGGGCCTCGTGCTGTCCGCCCGCAACTCGGAGTACGTGGCCGCCAGCCGGCTGCTCGGCTCGTCCGCGCTGCGGACCATGCTCGTCGACCTGCGACCCAACATCGCCGGGCCGGTGCTCGTGATGGCCGCGCTCGACGTCGGCAACGCCGTCCTGCTGCTGTCCGGCCTGTCCTTCCTCGGCCTCGGCGCCCAGCCGCCCGCGGCCGAGTGGGGCGCCATGGTCGCCGCCGGCGCCACCAACTTCGACCGGTGGTGGATCGGGCTGTTCCCCGGCCTCGCCATCCTCACCGTCGTCCTCGCGTTCAACTTCGTCGGCGACACCCTGCGTGACGCCCTTGACCCGCGCACCGCGCGCGCCATCAGGGACTGA
- a CDS encoding ABC transporter permease: MSLTEQSAAPAGAGRQRPARSGRGLLRFLARRIGAAALLCVGITLVSFILTQLVPGDPATANLGQRAIGDPAAVEAFRTKYGLDKPLPVQYLTYLNNVLHGNLGESQQSHRAVAQDLAEYVPATIELALFAIVLSLLVGVAFGIVAAVTRDRWPDQVLRVVSLGGVSMPTFWVALVAFYLLFFKFGLLPGGGRLDPGMAAPPHVSGFYTLDAALAGQWDVWSSAVRHLVLPSLVLAVYTVGMLMRFTRASMLEILGNDYVRAARAKGLPERMVILRHVLRPALVAIITVAGVAFGSLLSGAVLVENIFSWPGLGQYAYRSAVNLDLPAIMGVSVVVAAVYIVMNLLVDLLYGVIDPRIRLT; the protein is encoded by the coding sequence GTGAGCTTGACTGAGCAGAGCGCGGCGCCCGCCGGAGCGGGCCGGCAACGGCCGGCCCGCTCCGGACGGGGCCTGCTGCGGTTCCTCGCCCGTCGGATCGGCGCCGCCGCGCTGCTGTGCGTCGGCATCACGCTGGTCTCGTTCATCCTGACCCAGCTGGTGCCCGGCGATCCGGCGACGGCGAACCTCGGCCAGCGCGCCATCGGCGACCCCGCCGCTGTCGAGGCGTTCCGCACCAAGTACGGCTTGGACAAGCCCCTGCCGGTGCAGTACCTGACCTACCTCAACAACGTGCTGCACGGAAACCTCGGCGAATCCCAGCAGAGCCACCGGGCGGTGGCCCAGGACCTCGCCGAGTACGTGCCCGCGACCATCGAACTCGCACTCTTCGCGATCGTGCTGTCGCTGCTGGTCGGCGTCGCGTTCGGCATCGTCGCGGCGGTCACCCGCGACCGCTGGCCCGATCAGGTGCTCCGGGTGGTGAGCCTCGGCGGCGTGTCGATGCCGACCTTCTGGGTCGCGCTCGTGGCGTTCTATCTGCTCTTCTTCAAGTTCGGCCTGCTGCCCGGCGGCGGACGGCTCGACCCCGGCATGGCCGCGCCACCCCACGTCAGTGGCTTCTACACCCTCGACGCAGCCCTCGCCGGCCAGTGGGACGTGTGGTCATCGGCGGTACGCCATCTCGTGCTTCCGTCGCTCGTGCTCGCGGTGTACACGGTCGGCATGCTCATGCGCTTCACCCGCGCGTCGATGCTGGAGATCCTCGGCAACGACTACGTGCGCGCGGCCCGGGCCAAGGGCCTGCCCGAGCGGATGGTCATCCTGCGCCACGTACTGCGCCCTGCGCTGGTCGCCATCATCACCGTGGCCGGGGTCGCGTTCGGCAGCCTGCTGTCCGGGGCCGTGCTGGTGGAGAACATCTTCTCCTGGCCCGGCCTGGGCCAGTACGCGTACCGCAGCGCCGTCAACCTCGACCTGCCGGCCATCATGGGCGTCAGCGTCGTCGTCGCGGCCGTCTACATCGTCATGAACCTGCTCGTCGACCTCCTCTACGGGGTCATCGACCCGAGGATCCGGCTGACATGA
- a CDS encoding DUF885 family protein, with the protein MSTDATSVLAGLTEQFWTWRLARAPRTRDDIPRVVRPTGWHPAWDAATVADDLRFVADIERRRSAIAPSDDPRVEVPRRLLASATARVRWELEILRSWQRDPWFYLDQTIGHIFDALLPPDPFDVARSADVVERLRRIPATLDTARDNLTDTGVREFAELALGDSADAPHQLRTAIDRLAPLLSAEWREAAVSAAAEAAQALAAWRSWLTDQLPTLSPHQPVGREGFGFFLHRVALLPYTTEEILALAAQERERAEAFELFERARSGAPQWPAPPTSAQEQSESQRAAELQVRAFYEDRNLLSQPATLGHYRNLPLPEYLAPLHWLGMANDLTDEHRLDRDGVHYVPQPGPDLPYFYRANAADPRAGIVHEGVHYQQLTLTWRHPDPAHRQFYDSVPNEGIAYYNEEMVLQAGLFEDAPLTRAILYNFMRLRAIRVQVDAKLALGEIDIDGAAAMLRDLVPVDLDTARQEAAFFAATPGQGLSYQVGKAQVLRLLADAARRGREAFDLRAFHDALWADGNLPIAVQRLQMLNDAGDLARADALAEASVDTQRLAEDLLAAITTGDVDRVDEFYADDVRVWHNYDGVGRDKAESLDAVRRIAEHYEGFHAVDVRIDVVPDGYVQRCVFRGRERSTGAELAVDAMMRVGVRNGRVVRIEEYTDPAQGTTPEPGTASPAATGAPVPGPRFRDGTGWEESAGYSRAARQGNSIAVSGTTAHGPDGSALHPGDTYAQTVECLHRAVAAVEKLGGARTSVLRTRLLLAPGADWRAAARAHAEVLGDVAPANSTYVVGSLIGPDFLVEVEVDAEAAA; encoded by the coding sequence GTGAGCACGGACGCGACATCGGTTCTGGCCGGTCTGACGGAGCAGTTCTGGACCTGGCGGCTGGCTCGCGCACCACGTACCCGCGACGACATCCCGCGGGTCGTCCGGCCCACCGGGTGGCACCCGGCGTGGGACGCCGCGACGGTGGCCGATGACCTCCGGTTCGTGGCCGACATCGAGCGTCGGCGCAGCGCCATCGCGCCCTCAGACGATCCGCGGGTGGAGGTGCCGCGGCGGCTGCTCGCATCGGCGACGGCCCGGGTGCGCTGGGAGCTGGAGATCCTCCGCAGCTGGCAGCGCGACCCCTGGTTCTACCTCGACCAGACCATCGGCCACATCTTCGACGCGCTGCTGCCGCCGGACCCGTTCGACGTCGCGCGCAGCGCCGACGTGGTCGAGCGGCTCCGGCGGATCCCCGCCACCCTGGACACCGCGCGGGACAACCTGACCGACACCGGCGTCCGCGAGTTCGCCGAACTCGCGCTCGGGGACAGCGCCGATGCGCCGCACCAGCTTCGTACCGCCATCGACCGGCTGGCGCCGCTGCTGAGCGCGGAATGGCGCGAGGCCGCCGTGTCGGCTGCCGCCGAGGCGGCGCAGGCGCTCGCGGCGTGGCGGTCCTGGCTGACGGACCAGCTGCCAACGCTCTCCCCGCACCAGCCGGTCGGTCGGGAGGGCTTCGGATTCTTCCTCCACCGCGTCGCCCTGCTGCCGTACACGACCGAGGAGATCCTCGCGCTGGCGGCGCAGGAGCGGGAACGGGCCGAGGCGTTCGAGCTGTTCGAACGGGCCCGCTCCGGTGCGCCGCAGTGGCCGGCCCCGCCTACGAGCGCCCAGGAGCAGTCCGAGTCGCAACGGGCAGCCGAGCTGCAGGTACGTGCCTTCTACGAGGACCGCAACCTGCTCTCGCAGCCGGCCACCTTGGGGCACTACCGCAACCTGCCGTTGCCCGAGTACCTGGCGCCGCTGCACTGGCTCGGCATGGCCAATGACCTCACCGACGAGCACCGGCTCGACCGCGACGGCGTCCACTACGTGCCGCAGCCGGGACCCGACCTGCCGTACTTCTACCGCGCGAACGCGGCCGACCCCAGAGCCGGGATCGTCCACGAGGGCGTGCACTACCAGCAGCTCACGCTGACGTGGCGGCACCCCGACCCGGCCCACCGGCAGTTCTACGACTCGGTGCCCAACGAGGGGATCGCGTATTACAACGAGGAGATGGTGCTGCAGGCCGGCCTGTTCGAGGACGCACCGCTGACCCGCGCCATCCTCTACAACTTCATGCGACTGCGGGCGATCCGGGTGCAGGTGGACGCCAAGCTGGCGCTCGGGGAGATCGACATCGACGGGGCCGCCGCGATGCTTCGGGACCTCGTGCCCGTGGATCTCGACACCGCCCGGCAGGAGGCCGCCTTCTTCGCGGCCACGCCCGGGCAGGGCCTGTCGTACCAGGTCGGCAAGGCGCAGGTGCTGCGTCTGCTGGCGGACGCGGCGCGGCGGGGGCGAGAGGCGTTCGACCTGCGGGCGTTCCACGACGCCCTGTGGGCCGACGGCAACCTGCCGATCGCGGTCCAGCGGCTGCAGATGTTGAACGACGCCGGGGATCTCGCCCGGGCCGACGCGCTGGCGGAAGCCAGCGTCGACACGCAGCGCCTCGCGGAAGACCTTCTCGCCGCCATCACCACCGGTGACGTGGACCGGGTCGACGAGTTCTACGCCGACGACGTGCGGGTGTGGCACAACTACGACGGCGTCGGGCGTGACAAGGCGGAGAGCCTGGACGCCGTTCGCCGGATCGCGGAACACTACGAGGGCTTCCACGCCGTCGACGTGCGCATCGACGTTGTGCCGGACGGATACGTCCAGCGCTGCGTGTTCCGTGGCCGCGAGCGGAGCACCGGCGCCGAGCTGGCCGTCGACGCCATGATGCGCGTCGGCGTGCGGAACGGTCGCGTGGTCCGGATCGAGGAGTACACCGATCCCGCTCAGGGCACCACGCCCGAGCCGGGCACGGCATCCCCAGCCGCAACCGGCGCACCCGTGCCCGGCCCCCGGTTCCGCGACGGCACGGGCTGGGAGGAATCCGCCGGATACTCCCGCGCCGCCCGGCAGGGAAACAGCATCGCGGTCAGCGGTACCACCGCGCACGGCCCGGACGGGTCGGCGCTGCACCCCGGCGACACGTATGCCCAGACCGTTGAGTGCCTGCACCGGGCAGTGGCAGCGGTGGAGAAGCTCGGCGGCGCGCGGACCTCAGTGCTGCGCACGCGCCTGCTGCTCGCGCCCGGCGCTGACTGGCGGGCGGCGGCCCGTGCCCACGCGGAGGTGCTGGGAGACGTGGCACCGGCGAACAGCACGTACGTCGTGGGCTCACTGATCGGGCCGGACTTCCTCGTCGAGGTCGAGGTCGACGCGGAGGCTGCGGCCTGA
- a CDS encoding IS3 family transposase codes for MGSIGDCYDNSLVESFFGSMQLELLDRQPWATRQELANAIFEWIEAWYTSRRRHSSLGNLSPIDYERQHTPAAAAA; via the coding sequence ATGGGCTCCATCGGCGACTGCTACGACAATTCGCTGGTCGAGTCGTTCTTCGGCTCGATGCAGCTCGAACTGCTCGACCGTCAGCCCTGGGCAACCCGCCAGGAGTTGGCCAACGCCATCTTCGAGTGGATCGAGGCGTGGTACACCTCGCGCCGACGCCACTCAAGCCTTGGCAACCTGTCCCCGATCGACTACGAACGACAACACACCCCGGCCGCAGCCGCGGCCTGA
- a CDS encoding phosphotransferase enzyme family protein: MDAVDLARRFALGGAARLSDGPVARGRQGVVWRLETADGSWAVKVPFHQSGEGEVRLATAFQEAAYTAGVPTPQVRRTTEGGVFATVGGRQVRMYEWVDVKAPDLCLDPGLVGAVVAAIHRVPVTEPGPLDPWYHEPVGADRWDQLVPQLVEAGAPFAGQLADLRDELVALESWIEPPEMLRTCHRDLWADNVLPTADGGVCVIDWENSGPADPSQELGCVLFEFARADPGRARALIDAYREAAGPAAVNRRGQFSMLIAQLGHITEVAATDWLMPNVRSPERADSAAWISEVLDEPHTRELLETLLAAVCGGATPSGQPPEI, from the coding sequence GTGGATGCCGTGGACCTCGCGCGACGCTTCGCTCTTGGCGGGGCCGCGAGGCTGTCGGACGGGCCGGTCGCGCGGGGCAGGCAAGGCGTCGTGTGGCGGCTGGAGACGGCAGATGGCAGCTGGGCGGTGAAGGTGCCGTTCCACCAGTCCGGTGAGGGCGAGGTGCGGTTGGCGACGGCGTTCCAGGAAGCGGCCTACACCGCCGGCGTACCGACGCCGCAGGTGCGGCGCACTACGGAGGGAGGCGTGTTCGCCACCGTTGGAGGCAGACAGGTCAGGATGTACGAGTGGGTCGACGTGAAGGCCCCCGACCTCTGTCTCGACCCGGGGCTGGTGGGCGCGGTCGTGGCCGCCATTCACCGCGTACCGGTCACTGAGCCCGGGCCGTTGGACCCGTGGTATCACGAACCGGTCGGCGCCGATCGCTGGGACCAACTGGTCCCGCAGCTTGTGGAAGCGGGGGCGCCGTTCGCTGGCCAGTTGGCCGATCTGCGTGATGAGCTGGTCGCATTGGAGTCCTGGATCGAGCCGCCCGAGATGCTGCGGACCTGCCACCGCGACCTGTGGGCCGACAACGTCCTGCCGACCGCGGACGGCGGAGTGTGCGTCATCGACTGGGAGAACAGCGGGCCGGCTGATCCGAGCCAGGAGCTGGGGTGTGTCCTCTTCGAGTTTGCCCGCGCCGATCCGGGCCGTGCCCGCGCCCTGATCGACGCCTACCGGGAGGCCGCGGGACCGGCGGCGGTGAATCGGCGCGGCCAATTCTCGATGCTCATCGCGCAACTCGGGCACATCACCGAGGTCGCCGCCACCGACTGGCTGATGCCAAACGTGCGCTCTCCGGAGCGCGCCGATTCCGCCGCCTGGATCAGTGAGGTTCTTGACGAGCCGCACACCCGCGAGCTGCTCGAAACCCTCTTGGCTGCGGTGTGCGGAGGCGCCACGCCGTCAGGGCAGCCGCCGGAGATCTGA
- a CDS encoding IS110 family transposase, giving the protein MRKYAKRWPHRVWAIEGCQGIGRHIANRLLTDGEQVVDVPPKLSVRARVFAAGQGRKTDATDAHSVALVGTRMPGLRPVVNDEQLALLRILVDRRRSLGEDHTRIVSQLHQLLLELIPGGAKKSLSAAQAKALLATVRPRDAVGKARRRVAAELISDLERVYQRTKQADKELTELIAATGTTLMDLHGIGPFGAARLLVEVGDITRFPNRAYFASWNGTAPIDAHPANRYATGSPALATGRSTAAADADPCADSSDLRRLP; this is encoded by the coding sequence ATGAGAAAGTACGCCAAGCGGTGGCCGCACCGGGTCTGGGCGATCGAGGGCTGCCAGGGCATCGGCCGGCACATCGCCAACCGGTTGCTGACCGATGGCGAGCAGGTCGTGGATGTGCCGCCGAAGTTGTCCGTCCGGGCGCGGGTGTTCGCCGCCGGGCAGGGCCGCAAGACCGACGCCACCGACGCGCACTCCGTCGCGCTGGTCGGCACCCGGATGCCGGGGCTGCGCCCGGTGGTCAACGACGAACAGCTCGCCCTGTTGCGGATTCTGGTCGACCGGCGCCGCTCTTTGGGCGAGGACCACACCCGCATAGTCTCCCAGCTGCACCAGTTGCTGCTGGAACTGATCCCCGGTGGAGCGAAGAAGAGCCTGTCCGCCGCCCAGGCCAAGGCACTGCTGGCCACGGTCAGACCCCGTGACGCGGTCGGCAAGGCTCGACGCCGGGTCGCCGCCGAGCTCATCAGTGACCTCGAACGGGTCTACCAACGCACCAAGCAAGCCGACAAGGAACTGACCGAACTGATCGCGGCGACCGGCACCACACTGATGGACCTGCACGGCATCGGACCGTTCGGCGCCGCCCGGCTGCTGGTCGAGGTCGGTGACATCACCCGGTTCCCCAACCGGGCCTACTTCGCCTCCTGGAACGGCACCGCGCCCATCGACGCTCATCCGGCGAACAGGTACGCCACCGGCTCTCCCGCGCTGGCAACCGGCAGATCAACCGCCGCGGCCGACGCGGACCCTTGCGCGGACAGTTCAGATCTCCGGCGGCTGCCCTGA